A genomic stretch from Nitrospira sp. includes:
- a CDS encoding AAA family ATPase: protein MSDKHKLPASLLAPNVDPGRLGFEDTSEIEPLEETIGQERAVEALEFGLQMNSSGFNIFVSGPVGTGKGTLVRQMVKRLAQTAPSPADWCYVHNFQDASRPTCLSFPAGQGASFKREMGAFIEGLRRDIPAAFEGKKYLDAKAKIIEDTEGRKKSLFHELTTLCRQRGFGFEETPVGFGLVPLKDDRPMNEKELEELSESAQQELTERRQSLESEMREFHVRIHTLEREAEQALHHLDHQVVANVMKSAYETLQHTYERLQPVTTYLQRVHHDIIHQYKDFLPHSTPMLPIPGLEQTRRPDMTRFAVNLIVARDAAAGAPVVDESHPTYSNLIGKIERRAHLGVMYTDFTEIRAGAMLQANGGYLILQALDLLPQPFSWEALKRVIKTGAVTIEDPAEFYGFATAGLRPEPIPVSVKVILVGTAGIYHLLQTYEEDFPKLFKVKADFDVEVPHDERQERQYARFVAKLCREEALPPFGADAVAEVIRQSFRFADRHDRLSLRFSLVSDLIREAGYWARKDSHSFVTRADVESALAHQRRRADLPEQWIQDEIKEGTLMVDLQGEVVGQVNGLSVYQLGDYSFGRPTRITARTYVGTKGVIDIQREVELAGHIHSKGVLTLAGFLAGTFAGLQPFALSATLTFEQTYSEIEGDSAAVAELTAVLSSLATLPVRQSLAVTGSVNQLGEIQPIGGVNEKIEGFFESCKRRGLTGTQGVVIPARNTKHLALNREVVAAVEEGTFAVYGVDTIEQALELLIGVRAGERGPDGTYPPESIYGRTAARLEELAQIVASWGEAEEHAQVND, encoded by the coding sequence ATGTCGGACAAGCACAAACTTCCTGCGAGTTTACTGGCGCCGAATGTCGATCCCGGTCGCCTGGGGTTCGAGGATACCAGCGAAATCGAACCGCTGGAGGAAACCATCGGGCAGGAGCGGGCGGTCGAGGCACTCGAGTTCGGACTGCAGATGAACAGTTCCGGATTCAACATCTTCGTCTCCGGACCGGTGGGAACCGGCAAAGGGACGCTGGTGCGGCAGATGGTGAAACGCCTCGCCCAGACGGCGCCCTCGCCGGCCGATTGGTGTTACGTCCACAATTTTCAGGATGCGTCCAGGCCCACCTGTCTGTCGTTTCCGGCGGGACAGGGGGCCTCGTTCAAACGCGAGATGGGAGCCTTCATCGAAGGACTTCGCCGCGACATCCCCGCCGCCTTTGAAGGGAAAAAATACCTCGATGCGAAGGCGAAGATCATCGAGGACACGGAAGGAAGAAAAAAGTCGCTCTTTCACGAACTCACGACACTCTGCCGCCAGCGGGGGTTCGGATTTGAAGAAACACCGGTGGGGTTCGGGCTCGTCCCGCTCAAAGACGACCGCCCGATGAACGAGAAGGAACTGGAGGAACTCTCCGAGTCGGCACAGCAGGAGCTGACCGAGCGGCGGCAATCGCTGGAGAGCGAGATGCGGGAATTCCACGTCCGCATCCATACACTCGAACGGGAGGCCGAACAGGCCCTCCATCATCTCGACCATCAAGTCGTCGCGAACGTCATGAAAAGCGCCTACGAGACGCTTCAGCACACCTACGAACGATTGCAGCCGGTCACGACGTATCTCCAACGCGTCCATCACGACATCATTCATCAATACAAAGATTTCCTGCCGCACAGCACTCCGATGCTGCCGATTCCAGGCCTGGAGCAAACACGACGCCCGGACATGACACGATTCGCGGTCAACCTGATCGTGGCCCGTGATGCCGCCGCCGGCGCGCCGGTGGTGGACGAATCGCATCCGACCTACAGTAACCTCATCGGCAAAATCGAACGACGCGCGCACCTAGGCGTGATGTATACCGACTTCACCGAGATTCGCGCCGGCGCCATGTTGCAGGCCAACGGCGGCTACTTGATCCTGCAGGCCCTGGATCTCCTTCCCCAGCCATTCTCCTGGGAGGCGCTCAAACGTGTCATCAAAACCGGAGCCGTCACCATCGAGGACCCGGCGGAATTCTACGGCTTCGCCACCGCTGGCCTGCGACCTGAACCGATTCCGGTCTCGGTCAAGGTCATCCTGGTCGGCACAGCGGGCATCTACCATCTGCTCCAGACCTACGAGGAAGACTTTCCCAAGCTGTTCAAAGTGAAGGCCGACTTCGACGTCGAAGTCCCACATGACGAACGGCAGGAGCGGCAGTATGCACGGTTCGTGGCGAAACTCTGCCGCGAGGAAGCGTTGCCCCCCTTCGGCGCCGACGCCGTGGCGGAAGTCATTCGTCAAAGTTTCCGGTTTGCCGACCGGCATGACCGCCTGTCCCTCAGGTTCAGCCTCGTGAGCGACCTGATACGCGAAGCGGGCTATTGGGCCAGGAAAGACAGCCACTCCTTCGTGACGCGGGCGGATGTGGAGTCGGCTCTGGCGCACCAGCGCCGCCGAGCCGATCTGCCCGAGCAGTGGATTCAGGATGAGATCAAGGAAGGCACCCTGATGGTGGATCTCCAGGGCGAGGTCGTCGGCCAGGTCAACGGGTTGTCCGTCTACCAGCTGGGCGACTATTCATTCGGCCGGCCCACCAGGATCACCGCCCGCACGTATGTGGGCACGAAAGGGGTCATCGACATCCAGCGCGAGGTCGAACTGGCCGGACATATTCATAGTAAAGGCGTCCTGACGCTGGCCGGATTTCTGGCGGGAACATTCGCCGGGCTGCAACCCTTCGCGCTGAGCGCCACCCTGACGTTCGAACAGACCTACTCCGAGATCGAAGGCGACAGCGCCGCCGTCGCCGAATTGACTGCGGTGCTCTCAAGTCTGGCAACCCTCCCCGTTCGCCAGTCCCTAGCCGTCACCGGCTCGGTGAACCAACTCGGAGAAATTCAGCCCATCGGCGGCGTCAATGAAAAGATCGAAGGCTTCTTTGAATCGTGCAAGCGGCGCGGGTTGACCGGTACGCAGGGCGTCGTCATTCCGGCACGGAACACGAAACACCTGGCGCTGAATCGGGAAGTGGTCGCGGCAGTGGAAGAGGGGACGTTCGCCGTCTATGGCGTCGATACGATCGAGCAGGCGCTTGAACTCCTCATTGGGGTCCGGGCTGGAGAACGGGGACCGGATGGCACCTACCCGCCCGAGAGCATCTACGGCCGCACCGCCGCACGATTAGAAGAGCTCGCACAGATCGTCGCCAGCTGGGGAGAGGCGGAGGAGCATGCCCAGGTCAACGATTAG
- a CDS encoding cytochrome c yields the protein MSLVITSQVRGLLFAGSVGVILAALVGPAPAQDFSPDVTRGKAVYDRHCLTCHGAGGWGDGPDAAALRVPPANFHRFKSFLKSDEELLRTIEHGIVFSPMHSWQGQLTETERQDALAYIRLLVQQGQ from the coding sequence ATGTCTCTCGTCATCACCAGTCAGGTTCGCGGACTGTTGTTCGCCGGCTCCGTCGGTGTCATCCTCGCCGCGCTCGTCGGCCCAGCCCCTGCGCAAGACTTTTCACCGGACGTCACCAGAGGGAAGGCCGTCTATGACCGTCACTGCCTCACCTGTCATGGCGCAGGCGGGTGGGGCGACGGCCCCGATGCCGCCGCATTGAGAGTTCCGCCGGCCAATTTTCACCGGTTCAAATCCTTCCTCAAGTCGGACGAGGAGCTGCTCCGGACCATCGAGCACGGCATCGTGTTCAGCCCGATGCATTCCTGGCAGGGACAGTTGACGGAGACCGAAAGACAAGACGCACTCGCCTATATCCGGCTGCTCGTGCAACAGGGACAATAA
- a CDS encoding isochorismatase family protein, giving the protein MNYLRPGDALLVVDVQNDFLPGGTLAVPNSQEVITALRRYLDVFVEASAPVFATRDWHPANHCSFHAQGGPWPAHCIAQTHGAEFPSSLHLPPASIVISKGTDPAREAYSGFQGTSLHDHLQAAGIARLFVGGLATDYCVLHTVKDACRLNYAVYLLIDAIRAVNVLPDDGPRAEESMVSAGAIPLCWEQLVA; this is encoded by the coding sequence ATGAATTACCTTCGACCCGGCGATGCGCTGCTCGTGGTGGACGTGCAGAACGATTTCTTGCCAGGGGGCACACTCGCAGTACCGAACAGCCAGGAGGTCATCACCGCCCTGCGACGCTATCTCGACGTCTTTGTGGAAGCGAGTGCACCCGTGTTTGCAACACGCGACTGGCATCCGGCCAACCACTGTTCCTTCCATGCCCAGGGAGGACCGTGGCCGGCACATTGCATCGCACAGACCCACGGTGCCGAATTTCCCTCATCACTCCACCTGCCGCCTGCGTCCATCGTCATCTCCAAAGGTACCGACCCCGCACGCGAAGCCTATTCCGGATTCCAAGGCACGTCGCTGCATGATCATCTCCAGGCCGCCGGCATTGCCAGACTGTTCGTCGGAGGCCTGGCGACGGACTATTGCGTCCTTCACACCGTGAAGGACGCCTGTCGACTCAACTATGCGGTCTACTTGCTCATCGACGCCATACGTGCCGTGAACGTCCTCCCGGACGACGGACCGCGCGCCGAAGAATCGATGGTGTCAGCCGGAGCAATCCCACTCTGTTGGGAGCAACTGGTCGCATGA
- a CDS encoding nicotinate phosphoribosyltransferase has translation MNATSESLLTDLYELTMAQAYLAQNMTDDAVFEFFVRKLPSHRNFFMAAGLEQVLTYLDTFHFSEHDLDWLERTGTFTPSTLAALHTMRFTGDVHAMPEGTVFFPHEPILRITAPLPEAQLVETRVMNLLNFQTMVASKACRSVLVAEGTPLIDFGLRRAHGAEAGLLAARASYLAGFAGTSNVLAGARFGIPTFGTMAHSFVQAHQEEADAFLHIAQAHPQHVVLLIDTYDTEAAAEKVVALASRLHSQGIAIHGVRLDSGDLADHARKVRHILDRGGLGDTKILVSGNLDEDRVQALVRSGAPIDRFAVGTAMTTSADAPYLDCAYKLQEYAGRACRKRSEGKSTWPGRKQVYRRLGQDGRLDGDTITVEGTTEPGRPLLHQVMRAGSRVAPDPSMDTIRQRAGLALAELPDTLRRLDQTASYEVRITEALTALAQQVDRHT, from the coding sequence ATGAACGCCACATCCGAGTCACTCCTCACCGACTTATACGAACTCACGATGGCGCAAGCCTACCTCGCCCAGAACATGACAGACGACGCCGTCTTCGAATTTTTTGTCCGCAAACTGCCCTCCCACCGAAATTTCTTCATGGCAGCAGGCCTGGAGCAGGTCCTCACCTACCTGGATACGTTTCATTTCTCCGAACACGATCTCGATTGGCTCGAACGGACCGGCACCTTCACTCCGTCGACACTCGCCGCCCTCCACACCATGCGGTTCACCGGCGATGTGCATGCCATGCCGGAAGGCACGGTCTTTTTTCCCCACGAGCCGATTCTCCGCATCACCGCGCCTCTCCCGGAAGCGCAGCTCGTTGAAACGCGGGTGATGAATCTGCTGAATTTCCAGACCATGGTCGCCTCCAAAGCCTGCCGCTCTGTCCTGGTCGCCGAGGGGACGCCGCTGATCGATTTTGGCCTGCGCCGCGCCCATGGCGCGGAAGCGGGACTGCTTGCCGCCCGCGCGAGCTACCTCGCCGGATTCGCCGGTACGTCCAACGTCTTGGCCGGAGCGAGGTTCGGCATTCCCACGTTCGGCACAATGGCCCATTCGTTTGTGCAGGCCCATCAGGAAGAAGCGGACGCGTTCCTGCACATTGCCCAGGCACACCCGCAACATGTGGTCCTCCTCATCGACACCTACGATACGGAAGCCGCGGCTGAAAAGGTGGTCGCCCTAGCATCCCGACTTCACAGTCAGGGCATTGCGATCCACGGAGTGCGGCTCGATAGCGGAGACTTGGCTGACCATGCCCGCAAGGTCCGGCACATTCTTGACCGTGGCGGTCTCGGCGACACCAAGATTCTGGTTAGCGGCAACCTCGATGAAGACCGTGTTCAGGCCTTGGTCCGGAGCGGTGCACCGATCGACCGGTTCGCGGTGGGCACCGCCATGACGACCTCGGCCGATGCGCCCTACCTGGACTGCGCCTACAAACTGCAGGAATATGCCGGGAGAGCCTGCCGCAAGCGTTCTGAAGGCAAGTCGACCTGGCCCGGCAGAAAGCAGGTCTATCGCCGACTTGGGCAAGACGGACGACTGGACGGAGACACCATCACCGTCGAAGGCACGACGGAGCCAGGTCGGCCTCTGCTGCACCAGGTCATGCGGGCTGGATCTCGAGTGGCTCCGGATCCATCGATGGACACGATTCGCCAGCGCGCAGGATTGGCTTTGGCTGAACTTCCGGATACTCTACGCCGGTTGGATCAGACCGCATCGTACGAAGTCCGGATTACCGAAGCCCTCACGGCATTGGCCCAGCAGGTCGACCGGCACACGTAA
- a CDS encoding pentapeptide repeat-containing protein, translated as MNQHSLSVTLIAGWGIIALCSITVDAGAAAKPAPNTTSALSCESPFKHQRPAAKQLDKVLQLHARWLEDRESADGRRANLCRTDLRQLRLVGANLERINLEGAVLKGTNLRTASLVQAHLKGADLSQAMLDDANLEGADLRKGILVKAHLNRVAADEAALYGANLQGALLKEALLERSHFEDADLQRADLSGATLLDGYFYGANLSKANLTDADLAGTDLRRTNLRQATLRRANLQGALLDSAVFDGASLAEADLDSAYLDDASLVKADLHEASLRGADFRYARLDGANLQRANLENANLEGARLFKARLDSATLTMTVLYKANLDSANLHGAGLHHAVLIDTRLSHADLRKADLTEIYAPKAHLQQARLSEANLELANLVAADLSQADLSHTVLVQTNLREATLRGANLSGADLTGAQLDNADLQQTDLRGANLSGALGLVQTQLDQACLDETTRIPSGLQQPKACQSQRQRRTS; from the coding sequence ATGAACCAGCATTCCCTGTCCGTCACCCTCATCGCAGGTTGGGGGATCATCGCGTTATGCTCCATCACGGTTGATGCAGGGGCCGCGGCGAAGCCCGCGCCCAACACCACGTCGGCGCTCTCCTGTGAGAGCCCCTTCAAGCACCAGCGCCCGGCCGCCAAGCAGTTGGACAAGGTCCTGCAATTACATGCGCGCTGGCTTGAAGATCGTGAGTCCGCCGACGGCCGCCGCGCCAACCTTTGCCGCACCGACTTACGGCAACTTCGACTGGTGGGCGCCAACCTCGAACGCATCAATCTGGAAGGGGCGGTACTCAAAGGCACGAATCTGCGCACCGCGAGTCTGGTTCAAGCCCACCTGAAGGGCGCGGACCTGTCCCAGGCAATGCTCGACGATGCCAACCTTGAGGGGGCAGACTTGCGCAAGGGCATACTGGTCAAAGCCCACCTCAACCGAGTGGCCGCCGACGAAGCCGCGTTGTACGGCGCGAACCTCCAAGGAGCGTTGCTCAAGGAAGCGCTCTTGGAACGGTCGCATTTTGAAGATGCCGATTTGCAACGGGCCGATCTGAGCGGCGCCACGCTGCTGGATGGCTACTTCTACGGAGCAAACCTGTCGAAAGCCAATCTGACGGACGCCGACCTGGCCGGCACGGATCTGCGCCGCACCAACCTCCGGCAGGCCACACTGCGTCGCGCCAATCTCCAGGGAGCCCTGCTGGACAGCGCCGTCTTCGATGGTGCCTCGCTGGCGGAAGCCGATCTGGACAGCGCCTATTTGGACGATGCCTCCCTGGTGAAGGCGGACCTGCACGAAGCCAGCCTCCGTGGTGCAGACTTTCGGTATGCCCGGCTCGACGGCGCCAATCTGCAACGGGCGAATCTCGAAAATGCGAATTTGGAAGGCGCGCGACTCTTCAAAGCCCGGCTCGACTCCGCCACGCTGACGATGACGGTCCTGTACAAGGCCAACTTAGACTCCGCCAACCTGCATGGAGCCGGGCTTCACCATGCGGTGCTGATCGACACGCGGCTGTCGCATGCCGATCTCCGGAAAGCCGACCTCACGGAAATCTATGCCCCAAAAGCCCATCTGCAACAGGCTCGGCTCAGTGAAGCCAACCTGGAACTAGCCAACCTTGTCGCAGCCGACTTGAGCCAGGCCGATCTGAGTCACACGGTCCTGGTTCAGACCAACCTGCGGGAAGCCACCCTTCGCGGAGCCAACCTCAGTGGCGCCGACTTGACGGGGGCCCAACTAGACAACGCCGACTTGCAGCAGACGGATCTGCGCGGGGCCAATCTCAGCGGCGCGCTCGGACTAGTCCAGACGCAGCTCGACCAGGCCTGCCTGGACGAGACCACCAGAATTCCCTCGGGCCTGCAACAACCAAAGGCATGCCAATCACAGCGACAACGGCGGACATCGTGA
- a CDS encoding MFS transporter: MHISPVHSFRRMPSGIWVLGFVSLLMDISSEMIHSLLPLFMVTTLGAGTVAVGIVEGLAESLALLVKIFSGVLSDYVGRRKPLVLFGYGLSALTKPLFALAPDIGSLLAARVLDRVGKGIRGAPRDALVADIAPPHLRGAAFGLRQSLDTVGAILGPLLAVGLMLLWSDDFRSVFWVAVIPGIMAVLLLLFGVQEPSTGRSSTGTNPITKTNLLQLKPAFWWVVGIGFLFTLARFSEAFLVLRAQQGGITLAFIPLVMVAMNVVYSASAYPFGRLSDRMRHGSLLTYGLVVLIAADLVLATTDHWGVVLGGVALWGIHMGMTQGLLATMVADTAPADLRGTAYGCFNLACGLAMLIASILAGYLWDRLGAAFTFYAGACFCGVTIIVLHCAPAGAQQPARSPA, translated from the coding sequence ATGCACATATCTCCGGTTCATTCATTTCGCCGAATGCCCTCCGGCATTTGGGTCTTAGGGTTCGTCAGCCTGCTGATGGACATCTCCTCGGAAATGATCCACAGTCTGCTGCCGCTGTTCATGGTCACGACGCTCGGAGCCGGCACCGTCGCCGTCGGCATCGTGGAAGGGCTCGCCGAGTCCCTCGCACTCCTGGTCAAAATCTTTTCGGGCGTCCTCAGCGATTATGTGGGGCGGCGAAAACCGCTGGTCCTGTTCGGATATGGATTGAGCGCGTTGACCAAGCCGCTGTTCGCGTTGGCTCCGGACATCGGCAGCCTGTTGGCTGCGCGCGTACTGGACCGTGTCGGGAAGGGCATCCGCGGTGCGCCCCGCGACGCGCTCGTGGCCGACATCGCACCGCCCCATCTCCGAGGCGCGGCCTTCGGACTCCGCCAATCGCTCGATACCGTGGGGGCGATTCTCGGCCCGCTCCTGGCCGTGGGGTTGATGCTACTCTGGTCCGACGACTTCCGGTCGGTCTTTTGGGTGGCCGTCATTCCCGGCATCATGGCCGTGTTGCTCCTGTTGTTCGGTGTGCAGGAACCATCCACGGGCCGGTCATCTACTGGGACGAATCCCATCACCAAGACAAATCTCCTACAGCTGAAGCCGGCCTTCTGGTGGGTCGTCGGTATCGGATTCCTGTTCACGCTGGCGCGCTTCAGCGAAGCGTTTTTAGTGCTGCGCGCTCAACAGGGCGGCATCACCCTCGCCTTCATTCCCCTCGTCATGGTGGCCATGAATGTCGTCTACAGCGCCTCTGCCTACCCGTTCGGCCGACTGTCCGACCGGATGCGCCACGGATCATTGCTTACATACGGCCTGGTGGTGTTGATCGCCGCCGACCTGGTGCTTGCCACCACCGACCACTGGGGCGTCGTGCTCGGCGGCGTGGCGCTGTGGGGGATCCACATGGGGATGACGCAAGGGTTGCTCGCCACCATGGTGGCGGACACGGCGCCGGCGGATCTCCGCGGAACCGCTTATGGGTGTTTCAATCTGGCCTGCGGTCTGGCCATGCTGATCGCGAGCATACTGGCGGGGTACCTCTGGGACCGTCTCGGTGCAGCGTTCACGTTTTACGCGGGCGCCTGTTTCTGCGGCGTGACGATCATTGTGCTCCACTGCGCTCCTGCAGGAGCACAGCAACCGGCCCGCTCGCCTGCATGA
- a CDS encoding CBS domain-containing protein: MRRIDLLTQACDPKTLTVGQLMQDALFTCTPRTDALTIGRLMTKQNFGGLPVVGDNGILVGLVTEYDLLQAMIEGRDLHKVLASEIMTTQPLTVREEMLLEEVANLFQDRYVTRLPVVRGKTLVGLVARRDLLHGYMKASDYWS; this comes from the coding sequence ATGCGGCGGATTGATCTGTTGACTCAAGCCTGTGATCCGAAGACGCTGACCGTGGGGCAACTGATGCAAGATGCGTTGTTTACCTGTACCCCTCGTACGGATGCGTTGACCATCGGCCGTCTCATGACGAAGCAGAATTTCGGCGGATTGCCCGTGGTCGGGGATAACGGCATCCTGGTAGGGCTGGTGACCGAGTACGACCTGCTGCAGGCAATGATCGAGGGGCGGGATTTGCACAAAGTGCTCGCGTCGGAAATCATGACGACGCAACCGTTGACGGTGCGGGAGGAGATGCTACTGGAAGAGGTCGCGAATCTGTTCCAGGATCGCTATGTGACCCGCCTGCCGGTGGTGCGGGGGAAGACACTCGTTGGACTGGTGGCAAGGCGGGATCTTCTGCACGGGTACATGAAGGCGTCGGACTATTGGTCCTAG
- a CDS encoding CBS domain-containing protein, with the protein MGQARKAPARRPAVQKRVGAGLEQLTVKDIVNKRLSPARLGMSGDKVAALLVKEGCAIPVVDKTRQLVGIVSEHDLLSSLDGGRAWKAQTAEALMSANPYSVRLETTLATLVHVLTESDLLSVPVVNEANRFLGVVTRRDVVRAVLRPPVKRRR; encoded by the coding sequence ATGGGACAGGCACGCAAGGCCCCGGCGAGACGACCGGCTGTTCAGAAGCGCGTCGGCGCAGGGTTGGAGCAATTGACGGTGAAGGATATCGTGAACAAGCGGCTGTCGCCCGCGCGACTCGGCATGAGCGGCGACAAGGTGGCGGCCCTCCTGGTCAAAGAGGGCTGCGCGATTCCCGTGGTGGATAAGACGCGGCAGCTGGTGGGAATCGTGAGTGAACACGATCTCCTCTCGTCCCTCGACGGAGGACGCGCGTGGAAGGCACAGACGGCGGAAGCGTTGATGAGTGCCAACCCCTATTCGGTGCGGCTGGAAACCACGTTGGCGACATTGGTGCATGTGTTGACGGAGAGTGATCTGCTGTCGGTCCCGGTGGTGAATGAAGCCAACCGGTTTCTGGGCGTCGTGACGCGTCGCGATGTGGTCCGCGCGGTGCTCCGTCCTCCTGTGAAGCGGCGTCGCTAA
- a CDS encoding universal stress protein, producing MDILIAVDGSEFAEWSVQMLEALAGRPPDSVTLLHVVDSASLKSSARKHAALSKQAVAAMTKAGDHILRRFEGLAKIALKQATTKPRTTIDTILAHGRVAETISKIAKQHKADLLVVGSRGLSDAEHYLLGSVSRTVTALAPCPVLVVKRPLTALSHVLFAADTSKHSQGACSFLCKRFLPDSAHVTVLSIVEPTVTELATKYLSQDQVEQITAPKRLAAEQVVEHLRARFLAENYAVTTNVHLDHVTDALLKQAAAHDVDLLVAGSRGLTGSERLQLGSVSEAMLKYAPCSVLIVRGWRA from the coding sequence ATGGATATACTGATTGCAGTGGACGGATCAGAATTCGCCGAATGGAGCGTGCAAATGCTGGAGGCCCTCGCCGGCCGACCACCGGACAGCGTCACCTTGTTGCACGTAGTGGATAGTGCGTCGCTGAAATCCTCAGCCCGTAAACATGCCGCCTTGTCCAAACAGGCCGTTGCCGCCATGACGAAGGCCGGCGATCACATCTTGCGGCGCTTTGAAGGGCTGGCGAAAATTGCGTTGAAGCAGGCCACGACGAAACCTCGCACCACGATCGACACCATCCTGGCTCACGGCCGCGTCGCGGAAACCATTTCGAAGATCGCCAAACAACACAAGGCCGACCTGCTCGTCGTCGGCTCCCGCGGCCTCAGCGATGCGGAACATTATCTCCTCGGCAGTGTGTCGCGCACCGTGACCGCCCTGGCGCCTTGTCCCGTGCTCGTCGTCAAGCGGCCGTTGACGGCGCTTTCCCATGTGCTGTTCGCGGCCGATACGTCCAAACATTCCCAAGGGGCCTGCAGTTTTCTGTGCAAACGATTTCTCCCGGACTCAGCCCACGTCACGGTCCTGTCCATCGTCGAGCCCACCGTCACGGAACTCGCGACCAAGTACCTTTCGCAGGACCAGGTGGAACAGATTACCGCGCCGAAACGTCTGGCCGCCGAGCAGGTGGTGGAACACCTTCGGGCCCGCTTCCTTGCCGAAAACTATGCGGTCACGACGAACGTGCACCTTGATCATGTGACAGATGCCCTCCTCAAGCAGGCCGCGGCACACGACGTCGATCTGCTGGTGGCCGGCTCGCGAGGCCTCACAGGGTCCGAGCGGTTGCAATTGGGAAGCGTCTCGGAGGCGATGCTGAAGTACGCGCCCTGTTCGGTGCTCATCGTACGAGGATGGCGTGCCTGA